The Lentisphaerota bacterium nucleotide sequence TCTGTTGTGGGCTGCTCGTTCATCCGGTGTCCGTCTCAAATCCCCAATGCGTTGCACATGACCGTGACAAGGGCCGTCGCCACAATGATGCTGATGATCCCGTTGACGACCGCCCCGGTCGCCGCCTCCCCCACAGCGGCGGCGTTGCGACCGCATCGCAATCCCTTGTAGCACCCGGTGAGCGCAACCAGAACGCCGAAAAAGGCCCCGTGCAGCAGCCCCACCCATAAATCCTGGACGCGCACCACATCCCGCGTCATCTGGATGTATTCCAGCGGCGTGATCTCGAACAGCCACACCCCGACCGCCAGGCCGCCCAGAATGCCCATCGCGCTGGCGTAGAGACACAGCAGCGGCATCATGAGCGCGAGGGCGATCAGCCGCGGCAGCACCAGAAAGTCGATCGGTTCGACCCCGAGCGTGGCCAGGGCGTCCACCTCCTCGTTCACCTGCATCGTCCCCAGTTGCGCGGCAAACGCCGCGCCGGTCCGCCCGGCCAGAACAACCCCCGTCATGACCGCGCCCATGACCCGCACCACCGCGATGCCGACCAATCCGGCGACGTAGATCTGGGCACCAAACATCACCAGTTGCGCCGCGCCGACAAACGCGAAAATCAGCCCGACCAGGATGCTGATGAGGGAGATAATCGGCAGCGCCTCCGCGCCGCAGGCCGCCATGAACGCCGTGACGTCGGTGCGGCGGC carries:
- a CDS encoding ABC transporter permease, with amino-acid sequence MSEPRITLSPRIADRVCDVRMEGDWRGGTPALAPADVVREAAGCGAVVCDATAVTDWHSGLPVFCLQLQRRCQAAGIACRWTGLPEGVRRLLALAEAAPVRSVAHREPGPWLARVADHAQEAWAAGVDGLAFVGEVVAGFGRLFTGRSACRRTDVTAFMAACGAEALPIISLISILVGLIFAFVGAAQLVMFGAQIYVAGLVGIAVVRVMGAVMTGVVLAGRTGAAFAAQLGTMQVNEEVDALATLGVEPIDFLVLPRLIALALMMPLLCLYASAMGILGGLAVGVWLFEITPLEYIQMTRDVVRVQDLWVGLLHGAFFGVLVALTGCYKGLRCGRNAAAVGEAATGAVVNGIISIIVATALVTVMCNALGI